The proteins below are encoded in one region of Penicillium psychrofluorescens genome assembly, chromosome: 4:
- a CDS encoding uncharacterized protein (ID:PFLUO_007095-T1.cds;~source:funannotate) — MAPKVAIVFYSMYGHIVKMAEAEKKGIESVGGKVDLFQVAETLSDEVLAKMHAPPKSSYPVAEPSELLEYDAVLFGIPTRYGNFPAQWKTFWDKTGSIWATGGFWGKYAGVFISTGTLGGGQESTAISSMSTLAHHGFIYVPLGYKTVFGQLANLEEVHGGSPWGAGTFSAADGSRQPSALELQIAEAQGKAFYEAVAKAN, encoded by the exons ATGGCTCCCAAGGTTGCGATTGTATTC TACTCGATGTACGGCCACATCgtgaagatggccgaggccgagaagaagggcatTGAGTCTGTCGGTGGCAAGGTCGACCTCTTCCA GGTCGCCGAAACCCTCAGCGACGAGGTCCTGGCTAAGATGCACGCCCCACCCAAGTCGAGCTACCCCGTTGCCGAGCCctcggagctgctggagTACGACGCCGTGCTGTTTGGTATCCCGACGCGTTACGGTAACTTCCCCGCCCAGTGGAAGACCTTCTGGGACAAGACCGGCTCCATCTGGGCCACCGGTGGCTTCTGGGGCAAGTACGCCGGCGTGTTCATCTCCACCGGCACCCTCGGTGGTGGACAGGAGTCGACTGCCATTTCTTCCATGAGCACACTCGCCCACCACGGCTTCATCTACGTCCCCCTCGGCTACAAGACCGTCTTTGGCCAGCTCGCCAACCTGGAAGAGGTCCACGGTGGCAGCCCCTGGGGTGCCGGCACGTTCTCTGCGGCCGATGGCTCCCGCCAGCCCTCCGCTCTGGAGCTCCAGatcgccgaggcccagggcaaggcTTTCTACGAGGCCGTCGCCAAGGCCAACTGA
- a CDS encoding uncharacterized protein (ID:PFLUO_007096-T1.cds;~source:funannotate), whose amino-acid sequence MADVHSAAERLLSTEPTRDPSYDNFSFTPFLRKSFGFGLASDVPVCKAYSEGHCPLGPACPDRHPTPSRVTTSTTTASGLAPSTTHGSLVCKHFLKGLCKKGVKCEYLHEYNLRRMPECQSFSRSGYCPNGDDCLYQHVREEARLPPCEHYDQGFCELGPLCAKRHVRRRLCRFYLAGFCPEGKGCPDTHPRWSENLPRPTMRTEKTEEELEQERALIREEQEREKEREREWRSERGRGGSFMRGRYRGRGRG is encoded by the coding sequence ATGGCCGACGTCCACAGCGCTGCTGAGCGCCTTCTCTCTACCGAACCCACCCGGGATCCCAGCTACGACAATTTCTCCTTCACCCCTTTCCTCCGTAAGAGCTTCGGTTTTGGGTTAGCCAGCGATGTGCCCGTCTGCAAGGCCTACAGCGAAGGACATTGCCCCCTTGGGCCGGCCTGTCCTGACCGACACCCCACGCCCTCGCGCGTGACAACCTCAACCACCACGGCGTCCGGGTTGGCCCCGTCAACCACGCACGGGTCCCTGGTCTGCAAGCACTTCCTCAAGGGCCTCTGCAAGAAAGGCGTCAAGTGCGAATACCTACACGAATACAACCTACGCCGGATGCCGGAGTGCCAGTCCTTTTCGCGGTCCGGATACTGCCCCAATGGCGACGACTGCTTGTACCAGCATGTTCGGGAGGAGGCCCGGTTACCGCCCTGCGAGCACTACGACCAAGGATTCTGCGAGTTGGGCCCGCTGTGCGCGAAACGGCACGTGCGCCGGCGTCTCTGTCGATTCTACCTGGCTGGATTCTGCCCGGAAGGCAAGGGTTGTCCCGATACGCACCCGCGGTGGTCGGAGAACCTGCCTCGGCCGACCATGCGGACCGAAaagaccgaggaagaactGGAGCAGGAGAGGGCGCTCATCCGAGAGGAGCAggagcgcgagaaggagcgcgagCGCGAATGGCGCAGTGAACGAGGGCGTGGTGGCAGCTTCATGCGGGGACGATACCGCGGTCGCGGACGGGGATAG
- a CDS encoding uncharacterized protein (ID:PFLUO_007097-T1.cds;~source:funannotate) translates to MFSTASSIFRRRPNPAAATPQASPYEVPFYTNAAYYPNWRIYQKQPPSSLRLGFISHVFYAFAWVKEDGTVYLSDEWADTQMPVDGTEGCLRAFVQLKQQYSKMRVVLSVGGGGKGSENFAAVAHSRSRMDTFVRTAKGLVDQFGLDGIDVDWEHPADAKQGKDYIRLLAQLREVLPAPRYVLASCLPAGQWALRHIDLAAAQKYLDMLNLMAYDFSGPWEPETGHQAQLYGSTYAISGQSAVSYVLAQGVNSQKIILGVPVYGRSFLGSNGPGQRYTGCGGEDGVFDYRELPRSGAKEFHDKQAGAAYCIGGDGGFVTYDTPATVQQKAEFVTTSKLGGLFYWHICSDARGSRSLIETGYNTLHDM, encoded by the exons ATGTTCTCTACCGCCAGCTCCATATTTCGTCGCCGCCCAAACCCCGCAGCGGCTACCCCCCAGGCCAGCCCCTACGAAGTGCCTTTCTACACAAATGCTGCCTACTATCCAAACTGGAGGATCTACCAGAAACAACCTCCGTCATCCCTCCGACTGGGGTTCATCTCGCACGTGTTCTATGCATTTGCCTG GGTAAAGGAAGATGGCACCGTTTAC TTGAGTGATGAGTGGGCCGACACACAGATGCCGGTAGACGGAACAGAAGGTTGCCTGCGGGCGTTTGTTCAACTGAAGCAGCAATACTCTAAGATGAGGGTTGTCCTCTCAGTCGGAGGTGGGGGCAAGGGCAGTGAGAACTTCGCTGCCGTCGCCCACAGTCGCTCGCGAATGGACACCTTCGTTCGGACTGCCAAGGGATTGGTCGATCAGTTTGGActggatggcattgatg TTGACTGGGAGCATCCTGCGGATGCAAAGCAGGGGAAAGACTACATCCGTCTCTTGGCCCAGCTTCGTGAAGTGCTTCCTGCTCCGCGATACGTATTGGCTTCGTGTCTTCCCGCGGGACAATGGGCACTGCGCCATATTGatcttgctgctgctcaaaAATATCTGGACATGCTGAATCTCATGGCCTATGACTTCTCCGGTCCCTGGGAGCCCGAGACGGGCCATCAAGCACAGTTGTACGGGTCAACATATGCCATCTCGGGCCAGTCAGCGGTCTCGTACGTGCTGGCACAAGGCGTCAATTCCCAGAAGATCATTCTCGGTGTTCCGGTGTATGGACGCTCGTTCCTAGGCAGCAACGGACCTGGTCAGCGATATACCGGCTGCGGAGGTGAGGACGGTGTGTTTGACTATCGTGAGCTGCCACGTTCGGGGGCCAAGGAGTTTCATGACAAACAGGCCGGCGCAGCGTACTGTAttggcggcgacggtgggTTTGTGACGTACGACACACCAGCCACGGTGCAACAGAAGGCCGAGTTTGTCACCACATCGAAGCTTGGAGGACTGTTCTACTGGCACATCTGCTCGGATGCTCGGGGATCGCGCAGTCTAATTGAGACAGGCTACAATACACTGCATGACATGTGA
- a CDS encoding uncharacterized protein (ID:PFLUO_007098-T1.cds;~source:funannotate): MHCLYSCPMSMTDGAAFILAPKLKALPLAHPFHETFKRLISDKDDHWTSGQWMTERAGGSDVQNTETWATYAPVESASSKALADGDYLINGFKFFSSATDADVALLLAKTPSGKLSTFLAPLRKTVVGDDGMPREVSNGVRIHRLKNKLGTKELPTAELELKDMRAHLVGELDQGVMTIAPLLNITRIHTFVGSLGGWRRAISITKSFAKARTTVGEPLWLIPMHLRLLADLEVKHRGSMNLAFFTIAVMGVVENDVSSEQAHLPRRGQEANIVFRALTATAKAVISKMAVAGIQECQESMGGVGYMDEADEPEFNISRILRSTLVNSIWEGTTNVLASELIRFLLKKDHFEVFAAWLSRTLALIQTSDLRDALTTAWSALQGRFSTKDQAPATIVADARRYMFTLAWILMGGLLAVDAERDSDPVTTEIVHRWILNGEGGVGDMVFRDIVPVRANDSVTAGGEEHLQWDCKIAWGVELPVNRASGHRSLQNAGSKL, from the exons ATGCACT GCCTATATTCATGCCCAATGAGTATGACTGATGGAGCCGCGTTTATCCTCGCGCCAAAACTCAAGGCGCTGCCACTAGCGCATCCTTTCCATGAAACGTTCAAGCGCTTGATTTCTGACAAGGACGACCACTGGACCTCAGGTCAATGGATGACGGAGAGGGCTGGAGGCAGCGATGTGCAGAACACTGAAACATGGGCCACGTATGCACCGGTTGAGTCCGCAAGTTCTAAAGCATTGGCGGACGGAGACTACTTGATCAATGGGTTCAAgttcttctcctctgccacAGATGCCGACGTGGCTCTTCTGCTAGCAAAGACTCCTTCTGGTAAGCTGAGTACGTTTCTTGCACCACTACGGAAGACCGTcgttggagatgatggtaTGCCTCGAGAAGTCTCCAATGGCGTGAGAATCCATCGCTTGAAGAACAAACTTGGTACCAAGGAACTGCCAACTGCCGAACTGGAGCTAAAGGATATGAGAGCTCATTTGGTAGGAGAGTTGGACCAGGGTGTTATGACAATTGCGCCTCTCCTCAACATCACTCGTATCCACACATTCGTTGGATCCCTCGGGGGTTGGCGACGCGCAATCAGCATTACAAAGAGCTTTGCAAAGGCGAGAACCACGGTTGGGGAACCACTATGGTTGATTCCAATGCACCTCCGGCTACTTGCAGACCTGGAAGTCAAGCACCGCGGCAGCATGAACCTTGCTTTCTTCACTATCGCTGTGATGGGGGTGGTCGAGAACGACGTGTCCTCTGAGCAGGCACATTTGCCACGGCGAGGCCAGGAAGCTAACATTGTGTTCCGTGCTCTGACAGCCACTGCTAAAGCTGTGATCAGCAAGATGGCTGTTGCTGGAATACAGGAATGTCAGGAGTCGATGGGTGGCGTTGGCTAcatggacgaggccgacgagcccGAGTTCAACATCTCTCGGATTCTGCGCAGCACTCTTGTCAATTCCATATGGGAGGGAACCACCAATGTGCTGGCAAGTGAGCTGATTCGGTTCTTATTGAAGAAAGATCACTTCGAGGTCTTCGCCGCGTGGCTCAGCCGTACTTTGGCATTGATTCAGACTTCAGACCTTCGTGACGCTTTGACTACTGCCTGGTCGGCTTTGCAAGGGCGCTTCTCGACCAAAGACCAGGCACCTGCCACTATAGTTGCTGATGCGCGCCGATATATGTTCACTCTTGCCTGGATCTTGATGGGTGGCCTACTAGCTGTTGATGCCGAGCGTGATAGCGACCCGGTAACAACTGAAATAGTTCACCGGTGGATACTGAACGGCGAAGGAGGCGTTGGAGACATGGTTTTCCGTGATATTGTCCCGGTGAGAGCCAATGATAGTGTCActgctggtggtgaggagCATCTGCAATGGGACTGTAAAATTGCGTGGGGTGTTGAATTGCCTGTCAATCGAGCATCTGGACATCGGTCCTTGCAAAATGCAGGCTCGAAGCTCTGA
- a CDS encoding uncharacterized protein (ID:PFLUO_007099-T1.cds;~source:funannotate), whose amino-acid sequence MLSLSRPARGYYLNRRRNVLLLVIVLTFLWFQPFLSSRSCRKSQADSEPEFLWHSPYRDKPDADYETRVRDALKYIEQVAVEHGDDQAADKIWQILLGRGEDTNNRGPHSHNFQEKNADWDFQVVSSTWANWFIEANLKVVPDLEHWWKSYPDEVLRADLLRYLVMWYHGGYYADLDVMPALPIRDCPSLQNPAFQQDPKSRISLIVGIESDEPFATPEMGKQWQVGRKYGFIQYTMYAPRRFSPVLREVIVRVLSHTKQHFDRQRWLFGEFYDHYDEKMTHEITGPGVFTDTILDMLSENLLTSHPLVVQSVEAERNYTDSPTERVTWAPFHRIQEPVCVDASESAPGKQMGGLCVLPVTAWGNGQRHSGSVPFNHPKACVNHLFSGSWKKNWFERLVG is encoded by the exons ATGTTGAGTCTATCCCGACCTGCGAGGGGATACTATCTAAACCGTCGCAGAAATGTCCTGCTCCTGGTGATTGTGCTTACATTTCTCTGGTTTCAGCCGTTCCTATCGTCGAGAAGCTGTCGGAAGTCGCAAGCTGACAGCGAACCGGAATTCCTATGGCACTCTCCTTATCGCGATAAGCCGGACGCCGACTATGAGACTCGAGTGAGAGATGCCTTGAAATATATTGAGCAGGTGGCTGTGGAACACGGAGATGATCAGGCCGCGGACAAAATATGGCAGATCCTGCTGGGTAGGGGGGAAGATACAAACAACCGGGGCCCGCATTCGCATAATTTCCAGGAGAAAAATGCAGACTGGGACTTTCAA GTCGTATCCAGCACATGGGCGAACTGGTTCATCGAAGCAAACCTAAAAGTCGTCCCGGACCTAGAACACTGGTGGAAGTCATACCCGGACGAAGTCCTACGAGCCGACCTGCTCCGGTATCTAGTGATGTGGTATCACGGCGGCTACTACGCAGACCTAGATGTCATGCCAGCACTCCCCATCCGAGACTGCCCGTCGCTGCAAAACCCGGCGTTCCAACAAGATCCCAAATCTCGAATCTCGCTGATCGTAGGGATTGAATCGGACGAGCCATTCGCTACGCCCGAGATGGGGAAACAATGGCAGGTGGGTCGGAAGTACGGATTCATCCAGTACACGATGTATGCGCCGCGGCGGTTCAGCCCGGTGCTGCGTGAAGTGATCGTGCGGGTGCTATCGCACACGAAACAACATTTCGACAGGCAGAGGTGGCTCTTTGGAGAGTTTTACGATCATTACGATGAGAAGATGACGCATGAGATCACAGGTCCCGGCGTCTTCACCGATACGATTCTGGATATGCTCTCGGAAAATCTCCTAACGAGTCATCCACTAGTCGTCCAGTCCGTGGAAGCAGAGAGGAATTACACCGACAGTCCCACTGAGAGGGTGACTTGGGCACCGTTCCATCGAATCCAGGAGCCGGTCTGTGTCGATGCCTCCGAATCAGCTCCCGGCAAGCAGATGGGCGGGCTATGCGTGCTTCCAGTTACCGCGTGGGGGAATGGCCAGCGACACAGCGGCTCGGTTCCTTTTAATCACCCTAAAGCGTGTGTCAACCACCTTTTTAGTGGCAGTTGGAAAAAAAACTGGTTTGAGCGTCTGGTGGGCTGA
- a CDS encoding uncharacterized protein (ID:PFLUO_007100-T1.cds;~source:funannotate), with product MSSTGQGQRVLLTGANGFVASHILSILIDRGYSITATVRSQKKADDIIKTHPTWKGKVEFAIVADFTTSRPFDHLFQSAKAPFNYVIHTASPLTFQASDIQKEIIEPAVAGTTEILKAAHHHGGTALKRFILLGSAVSVLNSFEDESREGKPYTEKDWNPVTAEQAIERKDTVLGYNVSKIQAEAAAWEFTKQNSPSYDLVVINPDIIIGPMIHPIEGPKSINQTNKFAIASFIDGTHKEIQGLTFPFYFFVDVRDVAQSHVDALENPAAVNQRILLVSGLITPQLVVNIIRKNFPALRTRVPEGNPSQILPEGVHPTGFDMRHSLKILANGTKDGKWEYIGLEASITDAVESMIKSHAI from the exons ATGTCAAGTACTGGACAAGGCCAACGTGTCCTGCTGACAGGCGCCAATGGCTTCGTGGCCTCTCATATCCTCTCCATTCTGATAGAT CGTGGATACTCCATCACCGCGACGGTGCGCTCTCAAAAGAAAGCAGATGATATAATCAAAACCCACCCGACTTGGAAGGGCAAGGTGGAATTTGCGATCGTCGCAGACTTCACCACCTCAAGACCTTTCGATCATCTCTTCCAGAGCGCAAAGGCGCCGTTCAACTACGTGATCCACACGGCATCTCCGCTGACGTTCCAGGCGTCTGATATTCAGAAGGAGATAATCGAGCCCGCCGTGGCAGG AACTACTGAGATTTTGAAGGccgcccaccaccacggggGCACCGCCCTGAAGCGCTTTATCCTGCTGGGTAGTGCCGTATCCGTGCTCAACTCCTTCGAAGACGAATCCAGGGAAGGAAAGCCGTACACGGAGAAAGACTGGAATCCC GTGACGGCCGAGCAGGCCATCGAGAGAAAGGATACCGTTCTTGGATACAACGTGTCCAAGATCCAAGCCGAGGCGGCCGCGTGGGAGTTCACAAAGCAGAATTCTCCCTCCTACGACCTGGTCGTGATCAATCCGGACATTATCATCGGTCCAATGATCCACCCGATCGAAGGTCCCAAGTCCATCAATCAGACCAATAAGTTTGCCATCGCAAGCTTCATTGATGGAACTCACAAGGAGATTCAAGGGTTGACGTTCCCTTTTTACTTCTTT GTGGACGTGCGTGACGTGGCCCAGAGCCATGttgatgcgctggagaaTCCCGCTGCGGTAAACCAGCggattcttctcgtctcAGGGCTCATCACACCGCAATTGGTGGTCAATATCATCCGCAAGAATTTTCCTGCCCTCAGAACCCGGGTTCCGGAGGGAAACCCCTCCCAAATCTTGCCCGAGGGAGTACATCCGACGGGATTCGACATGCGCCATAGTCTGAAGATACTCGCTAACGGTACCAAAGACGGCAAGTGGGAGTACATTGGTCTCGAGGCCAGTATCACTGACGCTGTTGAGTCTATGATCAAAAGTCATGCCATTTAG
- a CDS encoding uncharacterized protein (ID:PFLUO_007101-T1.cds;~source:funannotate), with the protein MPCAIVVGATGITGSAIIHHLVKDSSYDKIYSLSRGNPGYQNSKIQHVTLDLQGSVDDMAHNLHGISAEYIYFCAYLGRDDETELLRVNSALLHSFLQALTVTGADRRIKRFILTCGLKQYGVHLGQGKQPFLEDDPLLPNSKGGDSWPPIFYYEQQRILAEAAVNGHWEWVVTLPEDVLGYARGNFMNEATSIGLYCAVSKALPGSKLPFPGSKANYFTFNCWTSANLHAKFCLWAATAPSAGNQIFNVINGDTESFQNLWPRLAARFGCTIPDPIFPNGGVPDTKGFKDYESSTIRMQNRPPIKARESSLGLSSDPVVDNAPTLFLQVDPEKWARRSDVNAAWMQLREKYHLDQEAWDKATWNFLVLTMGRDWSCVASMSKARKLGWTGYADTWDELEETFQMLEKEGVMPPVEQLRRDF; encoded by the exons ATGCCTTGCGCCATTGTAGTTGGCGCCACCG GCATAACTGGGAGTGCTATCATTCACCACCTCGTCAAGGACTCGTCCTATGACAAAATCTACTCATTATCGCGGGGTAACCCTGGCTACCAGAACTCCAAGATCCAGCATGTCACTCTTGATCTCCAGGGCTCTGTAGACGACATGGCCCATAACCTCCACGGGATCTCAGCTGAATATATCTACTTCTGTGCCTACCTCGGCCGCGACGATGAGACAGAATTGTTGCGAGTAAACTCGGCCCTCCTGCACAGTTTCCTCCAAGCCCTCACTGTCACTGGGGCTGACAGGAGAATCAAGCGTTTCATTCTCACTTGTGGCTTAAAGCAGTACGGCGTTCATCTGGGACAGGGCAAGCAGCCCTTCTTAGAAGACGATCCATTATTGCCAAATTCCAAGGGAGGAGATTCCTGGCCTCCTATCTTCTACTACGAGCAACAGAGGATcctcgccgaggccgccgtCAATGGCCACTGGGAATGGGTGGTCACGCTGCCCGAGGATGTACTCGGTTACGCCAGGGGCAACTTCATGAACGAGGCCACCTCAATCGGGCTCTACTGTGCGGTTAGCAAGGCTCTTCCAGGCTCTAAGTTACCATTTCCCGGTAGCAAGGCCAACTATTTCACATTCAACTGCTGGACGTCGGCAAACCTACACGCTAAATTTTGCCTTTGGGCCGCGACAGCCCCCTCAGCGGGCAACCAAATCTTCAACGTGATAAACGGCGACACCGAGTCCTTTCAAAATCTGTGGCCTCGTCTGGCTGCCCGCTTTGGGTGCACGATTCCGGACCCGATATTCCCGAATGGCGGGGTGCCTGACACCAAGGGATTCAAGGACTATGAGTCGTCAACGATCCGGATGCAGAATCGGCCACCCATCAAGGCGAGGGAATCATCTTTAGGTCTCTCCTCAGACCCCGTGGTAGATAACGCTCCTACCCTCTTTCTGCAGGTGGACCCGGAGAAGTGGGCGCGTCGATCAGATGTGAACGCAGCCTGGATGCAACTACGGGAGAAGTACCATCTGGACCAGGAGGCATGGGACAAGGCGACGTGGAATTTCCTAGTTTTGACTATGGGTCGAGACTGGAGCTGCGTAGCGAGTATGAGTAAGGCCCGTAAGCTGGGATGGACCGGGTATGCGGACACATGGGACGAACTGGAAGAAACGTTTCAAATgctggaaaaagaagggGTCATGCCACCAGTGGAGCAGCTCCGGCGGGACTTCTAG
- a CDS encoding uncharacterized protein (ID:PFLUO_007102-T1.cds;~source:funannotate), translating to MVHGSWTTPRPDETTHGRSSEASLTQDRFSEAWLTQEQELIDLFFKEKVPLALRKLPPSKDSFQCTAEGCTAFARKILRSNDVRPVDNQGAASYTLICPSQNKIVQFRLEPFNEYILSLAHDIYGELVPIPTQPGSFPLPMYVCPVIPGVVHIFQDFPKDSFPLQRQLNTVRDLAAFVAKAAFWPQPQQALSSDSWTTTASIKLKDLASMNQLRQIEPRFAQKAAELISKLHLLDRLPLVLTHIDFAEVNLMVDPSDGHLTGVLDFDGARIEAFGMCLFGVYEGFFGEMRDAKWRFFDQPAIQDSQELGNPPRTVRETLEATFWDTLWDAMPPRMTRQDLEEPVMVALEIGIINRYFDKDGDIDPEDENDMRSVNWATGLLLDR from the coding sequence ATGGTCCACGGCTCATGGACAACTCCGCGACCAGATGAAACGACCCACGGTCGGTCCTCCGAGGCATCGCTCACCCAAGATCGGTTCTCCGAGGCGTGGCTCACCCAAGAGCAAGAGTTGATCGATCTGTTCTTCAAAGAGAAGGTCCCGCTAGCGCTACGCAAGCTCCCTCCGTCCAAAGATAGCTTCCAGTGCACCGCCGAAGGTTGTACCGCGTTCGCCCGCAAGATCCTCCGCTCTAACGACGTCCGGCCAGTCGACAACCAAGGCGCTGCTAGCTACACACTTATCTGTCCTAGCCAGAATAAGATCGTCCAATTTCGTCTCGAGCCTTTTAACGAGTACATCCTAAGCCTCGCACACGATATCTACGGTGAACTAGTGCCTATTCCTACCCAGCCAGGTAGCTTTCCGTTACCTATGTACGTCTGCCCGGTGATACCAGGCGTGGtccacatcttccaagaTTTCCCAAAGGATAGCTTCCCCCTCCAGCGTCAGCTAAATACAGTACGGGATCTAGCCGCATTCGTTGCTAAGGCGGCTTTCTGGCCCCAGCCTCAACAAGCGTTGTCGAGCGATTCTTGGACTACAACGGCTAGTATAAAGCTTAAGGATCTAGCTAGCATGAACCAACTACGCCAGATAGAACCGCGGTTCGCGCAGAAAGCGGCGGAGCTTATATCTAAGCTTCACTTACTAGATCGCTTGCCATTAGTGTTAACGCATATTGACTTTGCAGAGGTCAACCTTATGGTGGATCCGTCGGATGGCCACCTAACTGGTGTCCTCGATTTCGATGGCGCTCGTATAGAGGCGTTCGGCATGTGCCTATTCGGGGTATACGAAGGCTTCTTTGGAGAGATGCGAGATGCAAAGTGGAGGTTCTTTGACCAGCCTGCCATCCAGGATAGCCAGGAGCTAGGGAATCCGCCGCGAACTGTGCGAGAGACACTGGAAGCCACCTTTTGGGACACCCTCTGGGATGCTATGCCACCCAGGATGACAAGGCAAGATCTTGAAGAGCCTGTTATGGTCGCACTAGAGATAGGGATCATTAACCGCTACTTCGACAAAGACGGCGATATCGATCCAGAGGACGAGAACGATATGCGCTCCGTGAACTGGGCCACTGGACTACTCCTCGACCGTTAG
- a CDS encoding uncharacterized protein (ID:PFLUO_007103-T1.cds;~source:funannotate) codes for MGSHLPVTEHDVTVTSFEIIDLRFPTSLDGVGSDAMHVGTNGSHPYIRLKTNQENLVGEGIAFSNGRGSELICMALDIFAKRIVGKTMHRLTRDMGKTWRYMVSDSQYRWVGPEKSVTHLAVAGVLNAVWDLWGKILGKPVWKIVCDMSPEEVVRCIDFRYITDVITPEESIEMLKKTQKGKEARFQEALENRAVPAYTTSPGWLAFSGDRMKEVLRDTVAAGYDTFKFKVGTSIEVDRERLSAVREILGYDKGYKIMLDANQVWSVPDAIEYMKQLVEFEPLFIEEPTNPDDVLGHATIRKALKPYGVGVATGEAAQNRVTFKQLLQAEATDVCQIDAVRLGSVNECLAVMLMALKFDVPCVPHNGAMGLTELTSHLSTIDYVAISGRRSMLENADSHRENLRHPSKVENAHYVTPLAPGYSTGYTDLALEKYTYPAGSFWESDIGLEIIAQPTGGEL; via the exons ATGGGATCCCATCTTCCAGTCACTGAACATGATGTCACGGTCACCTCTTTTGAGATCATCGACCTGCGATTTCCTACCAGCTTAGACGGTGTCGGCTCAGATGCCATGCACGTTGGCACCAATGGCTCGCATCCTTACATTCGGTTGAAGACAAATCAGGAAAATCTAGTTGGCGAGGGTATT GCATTTAGCAATGGGCGAGGCAGCGAGCTGATTTGTATGGCGCTTGACATATTCGCAAAACGGATCGTTGGAAAGACGATGCATCGTCTTACTCGCGATATGGGAAAAACATGGAGATACATGGTCTCCGACTCGCAATACCGTTGGGTTGGTCCGGAGAAGAGCGTCACACACTTAGCGGTTGCTGGGGTATTGAACGCGGTCTGGGACCTTTGGGGCAAAATCCTCGGCAAGCCTGTTTGGAAGATTGTGTGTGACATGAGTCCCGAGGAGGTTGTTAGATGTATTGATTTTCGGTACATCACTGATGTTATCACACCAGAGGAGAGTATTGAGATGCTgaaaaaaacacaaaaggGCAAAGAAGCTCGCTTTCAGGAGGCTCTTGAAAACCGAGCGGTCCCTGCGTATACTACCTCTCCTGGCTGGTTGGCTTTCTCCGGAGACCGGATGAAAGAGGTGCTTCGAGACACCGTCGCTGCTGGATATGACACATTCAAGTTCAAAGTTGGAACGAGTATTGAAGTCGACCGGGAAAGGCTGTCCGCGGTCCGAGAGATTCTCGGGTATGATAAGGGATATAAGATAATGCTCGATGCAAACCAGGTCTGGAGCGTGCCTGATGCAATTGAATACATGAAGCAACTGGTTGAATTCGAGCCACTTTTCATCGAAGAACCCACAAACCCTGATGATGTTTTGGGGCATGCAACTATCCGCAAAGCATTGAAGCCATACGGTGTCGGCGTGGCCACGGGCGAGGCGGCGCAGAATCGGGTCACCTTCAAACAATTGCTGCAAGCGGAAGCTACTGACGTTTGTCAGATTGATGCAGTCCGACTCGGCAGTGTCAACGAGTGTCTT GCTGTTATGCTCATGGCGCTTAAGTTCGATGTTCCCTGTGTGCCCCATAATGGTGCCATGGGTCTAACAGAATTGACTTCCCACCTGAGCACAATCGACTACGTCGCCATTAGTGGGCGGAGGTCGATGCTCGAAAATGCCGACAGTCATCGGGAAAATCTACGCCATCCTTCCAAGGTTGAGAACGCGCACTACGTCACCCCGCTTGCCCCTGGCTACTCGACAGGTTACACTGacttggcgttggagaaATACACTTATCCCGCGGGTAGCTTCTGGGAGAGCGATATTGGTCTAGAGATAATTGCTCAGCCCACTGGCGGAGAGTTATAG